A single Nostoc sp. PCC 7107 DNA region contains:
- the nusG gene encoding transcription termination/antitermination protein NusG, whose translation MTFATDDPLNSNLQSEETAEAALKEARWYAVQVASGCEKRVKTNLEQRIQTFDVSDKIIQVEIPHTPAVKIRKDGSRQHTEEKVFPGYVLVRMVLNDDTWQVVRNTSHVINFVGAEQKRGSAKGRGHVKPLPLSYSEVERIFKQTTEQEPVVKIDMATGDKIIVLSGPFKDFEGEVIEVSPERSKLKALLSIFGRDTPVELEFNQVEKQS comes from the coding sequence ATGACTTTTGCAACAGACGACCCACTTAACTCAAATTTGCAGTCAGAGGAAACGGCAGAAGCAGCGCTCAAAGAAGCGCGGTGGTATGCAGTACAAGTAGCCTCCGGCTGTGAAAAGCGCGTCAAAACCAACTTGGAACAACGCATCCAGACCTTTGACGTATCAGACAAAATAATTCAAGTCGAAATCCCCCACACACCAGCAGTAAAAATCCGTAAAGATGGCAGTCGCCAGCACACAGAAGAAAAAGTGTTCCCTGGTTATGTGCTAGTAAGGATGGTCTTGAATGACGATACATGGCAGGTAGTGCGTAACACCTCTCATGTAATCAACTTTGTGGGAGCAGAACAAAAACGTGGCAGTGCCAAAGGTCGTGGTCACGTTAAACCACTACCTCTGAGTTACTCAGAAGTAGAGCGCATATTCAAACAAACCACCGAACAAGAGCCAGTTGTCAAAATTGATATGGCGACAGGTGATAAGATAATCGTGCTTTCTGGCCCATTTAAGGACTTTGAAGGCGAGGTGATTGAAGTCAGTCCAGAGCGAAGTAAACTCAAAGCCTTGCTCTCGATTTTTGGCAGAGATACACCCGTTGAATTGGAATTCAATCAGGTAGAGAAACAGAGCTAA
- a CDS encoding efflux RND transporter permease subunit — protein sequence MQQVHKSGGFSISAISIRQHIGTLMLTLAVIVMGVFFIVKLPVDLLPSITYPRIGVRIQAPGISPEVAIDEVTKPLEEAFSATEGVLQVFSQTREGQVSLDLYFQPGGNIDQALNDATAAFNRARGTLPDTLEAPRIFKVDPSQLPVYEIALTSPSLEGVELRVFAEEELARELGVVPGVAGVDVSGGVPEEVRVNLDLARLQALGVGLTDVLDELRDRNQDISGGRILGQNSEPLTRTVGRFRSAEELRNLSFEVSSGSSTTITNTQSSVPTRRVYLRDFAEIIDGSEQQRVFVSLNGEPAVKVSIQKQPDANTINVVDGVKQRVEELRQSGVIPEGTVITSTLDESKFIRNSISNVTSSGLIGTALAAIAVLLFLGSIRQTLIIVLAIPLATLAAIILMGLFGLSINVFSLGGLALGVGIVVDNSIVMLENIAEGAGMTPGKTARSKLSKQQLINQSEQSSREVESALIASTSTNLVAVLPFLLIGGFIALLFNELILTISFSVAASIIIAVTVVPMMASRLLGWKFSSRLSEFWLLQEFNRRFDAATRGYGGFLTMILRWRLITVAIALLFFGGGSLWMAPQIPQEILPRINTGQANLNAQFPPGTPLDTNLKVMSAVDEVLRQQPETEYIFSTAGGALFGNTTNANPLRGTSNITLKTGTDVEAYVERVTKELDKLNLAGIRLRLSPGQVRGLILNNSPVRGADVDVILQGNNPDTLQDAGRQVLAALEEQATLARFRPDADERQPEIQILPDWERVAALGLTTTDIGDTIQTALEGSIPTQLQRGNRLVDVRVKLNETAVQEPSQLERLPLFVDNNHQVRLSDVARIIEGQAPGEIQRINQRQVVILAGNLTEGASLSQAIAQVKQVIDNLELPEGISVLPSAAAESNQQLQSSLQLLGGLATFLVFVVMAVQYNSLIDPLVIMFTIPLALAGGIFGLYITKTAIGATVIVGAVLLVGIVVNNAIIMVELANQLRERDNIDRKTAILQAAPQRLRPVLMTTITTVLGMFPLALGIGEGSEFLQPLGVVVFSGLSLATVLTLFIIPCFYTLLHDILDFGWLKQILTKLDKLKNRYY from the coding sequence ATGCAGCAAGTCCACAAAAGCGGCGGATTTAGCATCAGCGCCATTTCCATTCGTCAACATATCGGTACTCTCATGCTTACCCTAGCGGTAATCGTGATGGGTGTATTTTTTATAGTTAAATTACCAGTAGATTTACTACCATCAATTACCTATCCTCGAATTGGTGTGCGGATACAAGCACCAGGGATTTCGCCAGAAGTAGCAATTGATGAAGTCACAAAACCTTTAGAAGAAGCCTTCTCCGCTACCGAGGGTGTATTACAAGTCTTCTCCCAAACCCGTGAAGGACAAGTCAGTTTGGATTTGTACTTTCAACCAGGGGGCAATATTGACCAAGCCTTAAACGATGCTACTGCGGCCTTTAACCGAGCCAGAGGTACTTTACCAGACACCCTAGAAGCACCACGCATATTTAAAGTTGATCCTTCCCAGTTACCTGTTTATGAAATAGCTTTAACTTCACCAAGCCTAGAAGGTGTAGAGTTACGTGTATTTGCCGAAGAAGAACTAGCTCGTGAATTAGGGGTTGTCCCTGGTGTAGCCGGGGTAGACGTATCGGGAGGAGTACCAGAAGAAGTTAGAGTCAATCTAGATTTAGCTCGTCTGCAAGCTTTGGGTGTAGGTTTAACAGATGTTTTAGATGAATTAAGAGACCGCAACCAAGATATTTCCGGCGGTCGAATTTTAGGGCAGAATTCCGAGCCATTAACTCGGACAGTGGGTCGCTTTCGGAGTGCTGAGGAACTAAGAAATTTATCCTTTGAGGTATCCTCTGGGTCTTCTACCACAATTACCAATACTCAATCGTCAGTTCCTACCCGCCGTGTTTATTTGCGAGATTTTGCCGAAATTATCGACGGCTCGGAACAACAAAGAGTTTTCGTTTCACTCAATGGTGAACCAGCCGTCAAAGTCAGTATTCAAAAACAACCAGATGCCAATACTATCAACGTTGTTGATGGAGTTAAACAGCGTGTAGAAGAACTGCGACAGTCTGGTGTCATTCCTGAAGGAACAGTAATTACATCTACTTTAGATGAATCAAAGTTTATTCGTAATTCTATTTCTAATGTTACAAGTTCCGGGTTAATTGGTACAGCATTAGCCGCGATCGCAGTTCTCCTATTCCTGGGTTCCATCAGACAAACTTTGATTATTGTCCTGGCTATCCCCTTAGCCACCCTAGCCGCAATTATCTTAATGGGTTTATTTGGTTTATCCATCAACGTTTTTAGTTTGGGTGGTTTAGCTTTGGGTGTAGGTATTGTAGTTGATAACTCCATCGTGATGTTGGAGAACATTGCTGAAGGCGCGGGAATGACCCCCGGTAAAACTGCTAGAAGCAAGTTGAGTAAACAGCAACTAATTAATCAATCAGAACAAAGTAGTCGAGAAGTCGAATCAGCATTAATAGCTTCTACTAGTACCAACTTGGTCGCAGTATTGCCATTTTTGCTCATTGGTGGGTTTATCGCCCTGCTATTCAATGAATTAATTTTAACTATTAGCTTTTCCGTAGCAGCTTCAATTATTATTGCTGTCACGGTTGTACCCATGATGGCATCTCGCTTATTAGGATGGAAGTTTTCTAGCCGTTTAAGTGAATTTTGGCTATTGCAAGAATTTAATCGCCGCTTTGATGCTGCTACCAGGGGATATGGCGGCTTTTTAACTATGATATTACGCTGGCGATTAATTACAGTGGCGATCGCCCTCCTCTTCTTTGGTGGCGGTAGTTTGTGGATGGCTCCCCAAATTCCCCAAGAAATTTTACCCCGCATCAATACCGGACAAGCTAACTTAAACGCTCAGTTTCCTCCCGGAACACCCTTAGACACTAACCTCAAAGTTATGAGTGCTGTGGATGAGGTTCTCCGCCAGCAGCCAGAAACAGAATATATATTTTCCACTGCTGGTGGAGCCTTATTTGGTAATACAACCAATGCCAACCCCTTACGCGGTACTAGCAACATTACCCTGAAAACTGGTACTGATGTCGAAGCTTACGTTGAACGAGTCACCAAAGAACTGGATAAATTAAACTTAGCCGGCATTCGTCTGCGCCTTTCACCCGGACAAGTGCGGGGTTTGATTTTGAATAACTCTCCTGTCCGGGGCGCTGATGTTGATGTGATTTTGCAAGGTAACAACCCAGACACCTTACAAGACGCTGGCCGTCAAGTCTTAGCCGCTTTAGAAGAGCAAGCCACCCTCGCTAGATTCCGTCCCGATGCTGATGAAAGACAACCCGAAATTCAAATCTTGCCAGACTGGGAGCGTGTTGCAGCTTTAGGCCTAACTACTACAGATATTGGCGATACCATTCAGACTGCTCTAGAGGGTAGTATCCCCACACAATTACAACGTGGCAACCGCTTAGTAGATGTACGCGTAAAGTTGAATGAAACAGCAGTACAAGAACCATCTCAATTAGAAAGATTGCCGTTATTTGTAGACAATAATCACCAAGTCCGGTTGAGTGATGTTGCTAGAATTATTGAAGGGCAAGCGCCTGGTGAAATTCAGCGAATCAACCAGCGCCAAGTTGTCATCCTAGCAGGGAATTTAACCGAGGGCGCTAGTTTAAGTCAAGCCATAGCCCAGGTAAAACAAGTCATAGATAACCTCGAATTGCCAGAAGGTATAAGTGTTTTACCTAGCGCCGCGGCTGAATCAAATCAACAATTGCAAAGCTCACTACAACTATTAGGTGGATTAGCCACATTCCTTGTATTTGTAGTTATGGCAGTACAATATAATTCCCTCATTGACCCATTGGTAATTATGTTTACCATTCCGTTAGCACTAGCCGGGGGAATTTTTGGACTTTATATTACTAAAACTGCCATTGGTGCAACCGTGATAGTAGGTGCCGTTTTATTAGTTGGTATTGTGGTGAACAATGCCATCATCATGGTTGAGTTAGCCAATCAACTTCGGGAACGGGACAATATTGACCGCAAAACTGCCATTTTACAAGCAGCACCACAACGCTTGCGTCCCGTACTCATGACTACTATTACCACTGTTTTAGGTATGTTCCCTTTAGCATTAGGAATTGGTGAAGGCTCAGAGTTTCTGCAACCATTGGGTGTTGTCGTTTTTTCTGGTTTGTCATTAGCAACTGTCTTAACATTGTTTATTATTCCGTGTTTTTATACACTGCTACACGACATCCTAGATTTTGGGTGGTTAAAGCAAATATTAACCAAGTTAGATAAATTGAAGAATAGGTATTACTAA
- a CDS encoding PleD family two-component system response regulator, translating to MSGLSPFSLPKQPPVILVADDDKTIRLLLREAMEQEGYRVVEVADGKQCLDAYETVKPDIVLLDAIMPVMDGFTCCKHLLQIARNNLMSALANLDTDSATGNTVISKLWERTPILMITSLDDAESVDRAFEAGASDYVTKPIHWAVLRQRLRRLLQQAQVYKQLEAANLALQQLANVDGLTGLANRRRFDEYLNTQWINLAQDESPLSLILCDIDYFKFYNDQYGHPAGDVCLQKVGAVLSKNAQKHHDLVARYGGEEFAIVMPNTHASGAFYVATTMQTGVQNLQIAHDASAVNEYVTLSIGVATLIPTWESSPSDLIVAADKALYTAKAEGRNRIILR from the coding sequence ATGTCAGGCTTAAGCCCATTTTCTCTTCCTAAACAACCTCCAGTAATTCTGGTGGCTGATGATGATAAAACCATCCGCCTGCTTTTGCGTGAAGCTATGGAACAAGAAGGCTATCGAGTTGTTGAAGTTGCAGACGGTAAGCAGTGTTTAGATGCTTATGAGACTGTCAAACCAGACATAGTATTGCTAGATGCAATCATGCCTGTAATGGATGGCTTTACTTGTTGTAAGCACTTGCTCCAAATTGCCAGAAATAATCTCATGTCAGCATTGGCAAATCTTGATACTGACTCTGCTACTGGTAACACCGTTATCTCCAAATTATGGGAAAGAACACCAATATTAATGATTACCAGTTTGGATGACGCAGAATCTGTAGACCGTGCCTTTGAAGCAGGAGCATCTGATTATGTTACCAAGCCAATTCATTGGGCTGTTTTGCGCCAGCGTTTACGTCGTCTACTACAACAAGCGCAAGTATACAAACAATTAGAAGCAGCAAATCTAGCTTTACAGCAACTTGCTAATGTTGATGGCTTAACAGGTCTTGCTAATCGCCGTCGTTTTGATGAATATCTTAATACGCAGTGGATAAATTTGGCACAGGATGAATCTCCCCTGTCATTAATTTTATGTGATATCGATTATTTCAAATTTTATAACGATCAATATGGTCATCCAGCTGGAGATGTTTGTTTGCAAAAGGTAGGTGCTGTTTTGAGCAAAAATGCCCAAAAACATCACGATTTAGTAGCACGTTATGGGGGCGAAGAATTTGCTATAGTTATGCCCAATACTCACGCTTCTGGTGCATTTTATGTAGCGACAACTATGCAAACTGGTGTCCAAAACCTACAAATTGCTCATGACGCTTCTGCTGTGAATGAATATGTCACCTTGAGTATAGGGGTAGCTACTCTGATTCCAACTTGGGAATCCTCGCCTTCAGATTTGATTGTAGCGGCTGATAAAGCGCTTTACACAGCAAAGGCAGAAGGGCGTAATCGGATTATTCTCAGGTGA
- the rplK gene encoding 50S ribosomal protein L11, whose amino-acid sequence MAKKVVAVIKLALNAGKANPAPPVGPALGQHGVNIMMFCKEYNAKTADQAGMVIPVEISVYEDRSFTFVLKTPPASVLIRKAAKIERGSNEPNKKKVGSITQAQLREIAQTKLPDLNANDIDAAMNIVAGTARNMGVTITE is encoded by the coding sequence ATGGCGAAAAAAGTAGTAGCGGTCATTAAACTGGCCCTGAACGCTGGAAAAGCCAACCCAGCACCGCCAGTAGGCCCTGCATTGGGTCAACATGGCGTTAACATCATGATGTTCTGCAAAGAGTACAACGCCAAAACAGCAGACCAAGCTGGTATGGTAATCCCTGTAGAAATTTCGGTGTATGAAGACCGGAGTTTTACATTTGTACTCAAAACCCCACCAGCATCAGTATTGATTCGCAAAGCAGCGAAAATCGAAAGAGGTTCTAACGAACCCAATAAGAAGAAGGTTGGTTCAATTACTCAAGCACAGCTGCGGGAAATTGCCCAAACTAAATTACCCGATCTCAACGCCAACGACATCGATGCGGCAATGAATATTGTGGCGGGAACCGCAAGAAATATGGGCGTTACGATTACTGAATAG
- the rplJ gene encoding 50S ribosomal protein L10, whose amino-acid sequence MGRTLENKQEIVADLKQSLSESTVALVIEYQGLTVAEITDLRRRLRPTGTTCKVTKNTLMGIAIQDDEKWQPMSELLKGSSAFLLVKEDFSSAIKAYQDFQKATKKTEMRGGVMEGRLLKEADVKALGDLPSKEQLMGQIAGAINALATKIAVGINEVPGGLARALQAVAEQEQGNAAE is encoded by the coding sequence ATGGGTAGAACGTTAGAAAATAAACAAGAAATAGTAGCTGACCTCAAACAATCTTTGAGTGAGTCAACTGTCGCATTGGTAATTGAATACCAAGGATTAACAGTTGCCGAAATCACAGATTTACGGAGGCGGTTGCGTCCAACTGGCACTACTTGTAAGGTAACAAAAAATACCTTAATGGGTATTGCCATTCAAGATGATGAGAAATGGCAACCAATGTCAGAGTTGCTGAAAGGTTCTTCCGCCTTTTTGTTAGTCAAAGAGGACTTCTCATCAGCAATTAAGGCTTACCAAGACTTCCAAAAAGCCACAAAGAAGACAGAAATGCGTGGCGGAGTCATGGAAGGCCGCTTGCTCAAAGAAGCAGATGTCAAGGCTTTAGGTGACTTGCCATCCAAGGAACAACTCATGGGTCAAATTGCTGGAGCTATCAACGCTTTAGCTACAAAAATTGCTGTGGGTATCAACGAAGTTCCTGGTGGCTTGGCTCGTGCTTTGCAGGCTGTGGCCGAACAAGAACAAGGAAATGCGGCCGAATAA
- a CDS encoding chlororespiratory reduction protein 7, whose translation MPDSLMYQQDNFVVLETNQPEQFLTASALFEKLKTVLQTINAQDLPPDLQNIDSLEAKVQYLIDTSCELDIGTGQYLQWYAVRLEK comes from the coding sequence ATGCCAGATTCGTTAATGTATCAACAAGATAACTTTGTGGTGTTAGAAACTAATCAACCAGAACAATTTCTGACAGCATCAGCATTATTTGAAAAGCTGAAAACAGTTTTACAAACAATTAATGCTCAAGATTTACCACCAGATTTACAAAATATTGATTCTTTGGAAGCTAAAGTCCAATATCTCATCGATACTAGTTGTGAGTTAGATATTGGAACTGGTCAATATTTGCAGTGGTATGCAGTCAGATTAGAAAAATGA
- the rplL gene encoding 50S ribosomal protein L7/L12: MSATTDAILEQLKSLSLLEAAELVKQIEEAFGVSAAAPVGVAVAAPAAAAAEPVEEKTEFDVILESVPADKKIAVLKIVRELTGLGLKEAKDLVEAAPKAVKEAIAKDAAEDAKKRIEEAGGKVTVK; this comes from the coding sequence ATGTCTGCAACAACCGATGCTATTTTAGAACAGTTGAAATCCTTGAGTTTGCTGGAAGCTGCTGAATTAGTTAAGCAAATTGAAGAAGCTTTTGGTGTAAGTGCTGCTGCTCCCGTTGGCGTAGCTGTTGCTGCTCCCGCTGCTGCTGCTGCTGAACCAGTAGAAGAAAAAACAGAGTTTGACGTAATTCTAGAATCTGTTCCTGCTGACAAGAAGATTGCCGTACTGAAGATTGTTCGGGAATTAACTGGTCTAGGTCTGAAAGAAGCAAAAGACTTGGTGGAAGCAGCACCCAAGGCTGTTAAAGAAGCTATTGCTAAAGATGCAGCTGAAGATGCTAAGAAGCGGATTGAAGAGGCTGGCGGTAAAGTTACTGTAAAATAG
- the secE gene encoding preprotein translocase subunit SecE — MAKKTEAEMPENTSGLNVQNFIQGTKEELEKVVWPSRRQLVSESAAVLLMVTLSASLIYLVDGLFAWAAKQVF, encoded by the coding sequence GTGGCGAAAAAAACTGAAGCTGAAATGCCTGAAAACACTAGTGGGCTAAACGTACAAAACTTTATTCAAGGGACGAAAGAAGAACTTGAAAAAGTAGTTTGGCCAAGTCGCAGACAGCTAGTGAGCGAATCAGCAGCCGTGCTGTTAATGGTGACACTCTCCGCATCTTTGATTTATTTGGTGGATGGATTGTTTGCTTGGGCCGCAAAACAGGTGTTCTGA
- the rplS gene encoding 50S ribosomal protein L19, whose amino-acid sequence MNAQEIIRSIEAEQLKSNLPNIYVGDTIKVGVKIKEGEKYRVQPYEGVVIAKRNGGINETITVRRVFQGVGVERVFLLHSPRIDSIKVIRRGKVRRAKLYYLRDRVGKATRIKQRFDRPL is encoded by the coding sequence ATGAACGCTCAAGAGATCATCCGCTCCATTGAAGCGGAACAACTAAAATCTAATTTGCCCAACATCTATGTGGGCGATACCATCAAAGTCGGCGTGAAAATCAAAGAAGGTGAGAAATACCGTGTGCAACCCTACGAAGGTGTTGTCATTGCTAAACGCAACGGCGGTATTAACGAAACTATTACCGTTCGCCGCGTATTTCAAGGAGTAGGCGTAGAGCGTGTATTTTTATTGCACTCTCCGCGCATCGACAGCATCAAAGTCATCCGTCGCGGTAAAGTACGGCGTGCTAAACTTTACTATCTGCGCGATCGCGTTGGTAAAGCTACCCGGATCAAGCAGCGTTTCGACCGCCCTTTGTAA
- a CDS encoding response regulator transcription factor — MLMLSCESSALRVLVVDDHELTRLTLKLAFSCQENIQVVGLASNGQEAIEMVKRYLPDVIVLDLQMPIMDGWSASSQIKAFSPHTQILAYSSVEDANSPRARGMANFDDFCKKDVSTTELIALVRQLGNRRGDSEIV, encoded by the coding sequence ATGTTAATGCTCTCCTGTGAGTCTTCTGCTTTACGCGTTCTCGTAGTTGATGACCACGAACTGACTCGTTTAACCCTAAAATTAGCTTTTTCTTGTCAAGAAAATATTCAAGTTGTTGGGTTAGCTAGTAACGGTCAAGAAGCTATAGAAATGGTTAAACGCTATCTGCCTGATGTAATTGTTTTAGATTTACAGATGCCTATAATGGATGGTTGGAGTGCTTCTAGTCAAATTAAGGCCTTCTCTCCCCATACTCAGATACTTGCTTACTCCTCCGTAGAAGATGCTAATTCGCCACGCGCGAGGGGAATGGCTAACTTTGATGATTTCTGTAAGAAAGATGTATCTACAACGGAACTTATTGCTTTAGTCAGACAATTAGGCAACCGTAGAGGAGATAGTGAAATTGTTTGA
- a CDS encoding DUF2854 domain-containing protein produces the protein MLRKISLGTLGLTIGSILTLVGFIAYAANNATLNLVGFFYGFPLLLGGLALKANEINPIPFSQATTPSVLSLREQQATVTQNKIRKDITRYCYGQDAHLDVALSYLGLSPSDEERPIVTGLREEDINGAYTLILEFDSPLIPINVWQEKQAKMTSYFGPGVEIKITQPAEDKIELALVTNP, from the coding sequence ATGTTACGTAAAATATCTTTGGGAACTCTGGGTTTAACTATCGGCAGCATATTAACTCTTGTTGGCTTCATAGCCTATGCTGCCAATAATGCCACACTTAATCTTGTAGGCTTCTTTTACGGTTTTCCTCTGTTGTTGGGAGGACTGGCACTCAAAGCCAATGAAATTAACCCGATACCCTTTAGCCAAGCGACAACACCATCAGTATTATCTCTGCGGGAACAGCAAGCCACTGTAACTCAAAATAAAATTCGCAAAGACATCACCCGGTATTGTTACGGGCAAGATGCTCACTTAGATGTAGCACTTTCTTACTTGGGTCTCAGTCCCTCTGATGAAGAAAGACCAATTGTTACAGGTTTACGAGAAGAGGATATTAATGGCGCTTACACGTTAATTTTAGAATTTGATTCTCCTTTAATACCGATTAATGTTTGGCAAGAAAAACAAGCAAAAATGACCAGCTATTTTGGCCCTGGAGTAGAGATAAAAATCACCCAGCCAGCCGAAGATAAAATTGAGTTAGCGTTAGTTACTAATCCATAG
- the rplA gene encoding 50S ribosomal protein L1: MTKKVSRRLRELQAKVEDREYSPLDALTLLKETATAKFAEAAEAHIRLGIDPKYTDQQLRTTVALPKGTGQIVRVAVIARGEKVTEASNAGADIVGSEELIDQIQKGMMDFDKLIATPDVMPQVAKLGKLLGPRGLMPSPKGGTVTFDIAGAIAEFKAGKLEFRADRTGIVHVMFGKAGFAPEDLLVNLKALQETIDRNRPSGAKGRYWRTFYISATMGPAIKVDITALRDLKLNEAA, from the coding sequence ATGACAAAAAAAGTATCACGTCGCTTGCGAGAACTGCAAGCAAAAGTAGAAGATAGGGAATACTCACCCCTAGACGCTTTAACACTACTAAAAGAAACAGCAACAGCTAAATTTGCTGAAGCCGCGGAAGCACATATCCGCTTGGGAATTGACCCCAAATACACAGACCAACAATTACGGACAACGGTAGCGCTACCCAAAGGTACAGGACAAATTGTTCGGGTGGCAGTTATCGCTAGAGGTGAAAAAGTCACAGAAGCAAGCAACGCTGGTGCTGACATTGTTGGTTCCGAAGAACTGATTGACCAAATTCAAAAAGGCATGATGGACTTCGATAAACTGATTGCCACACCGGATGTTATGCCACAGGTCGCAAAACTAGGGAAATTGCTAGGGCCACGCGGTTTGATGCCATCGCCCAAAGGTGGTACAGTAACATTCGACATTGCAGGTGCGATCGCAGAATTCAAAGCAGGTAAATTAGAATTTCGGGCTGACCGTACTGGTATTGTTCATGTTATGTTTGGTAAGGCAGGTTTCGCACCTGAAGATTTGTTAGTCAACTTGAAAGCGTTGCAAGAAACAATCGACCGTAACCGTCCTTCAGGAGCAAAAGGTCGCTATTGGCGAACCTTTTATATCTCTGCTACTATGGGGCCTGCGATTAAAGTTGATATCACCGCTCTGCGGGATTTAAAACTTAACGAAGCTGCTTAA
- a CDS encoding glycosyltransferase family 2 protein encodes MKFSVVITTYNRVSLLRRAVDSAINQTIPCEVIVADDCSADDTQAYVESLGNRVIYHRHEVNKGHAATVNAGVNQASGDWIKFLDDDDYLATNCLEEMLKAIALCPRAVICSCVAAQVDEHGVELSRTPQLGHGLAFSVPQADIHYGMLLELLPFGTPVQVACSRDAFCQTDGWDSQLDANCDDIDSWLRIAQFGDAIFLNQCLAYRTIWSGAYNHKFSISKRLDTNILIKEKIYALVNEKYRQDLPKIEDIKKYLILHWAFVELKQRNVPDFLMMLNKSAFSTMAWRIFLTTIFLRRLHFQSQLIRKFVLY; translated from the coding sequence ATGAAATTTAGTGTTGTGATCACTACCTATAACCGCGTAAGCTTACTACGCCGAGCCGTTGATTCTGCTATCAACCAGACAATTCCTTGTGAGGTGATTGTAGCTGATGATTGTTCTGCTGATGACACGCAAGCCTACGTAGAAAGCTTAGGTAATAGAGTAATTTACCATCGCCATGAGGTAAACAAAGGTCATGCAGCTACGGTAAATGCAGGAGTCAATCAAGCCAGTGGTGACTGGATTAAGTTTTTGGATGATGACGACTATTTGGCAACTAATTGTCTCGAAGAGATGCTAAAAGCGATCGCTCTTTGTCCTAGGGCAGTGATTTGCTCTTGTGTGGCGGCTCAAGTAGATGAACATGGGGTAGAACTGAGTCGTACTCCTCAACTTGGACATGGGTTAGCTTTTTCTGTTCCCCAAGCTGATATTCACTATGGAATGCTTTTGGAATTACTGCCTTTTGGGACACCTGTACAAGTTGCTTGTAGTCGTGATGCTTTTTGTCAAACAGATGGTTGGGATTCTCAACTTGATGCTAATTGTGATGACATAGATTCTTGGCTACGCATTGCCCAATTTGGTGATGCGATTTTCTTAAATCAATGTTTAGCTTATCGGACTATTTGGTCAGGTGCTTATAATCATAAGTTTTCTATATCTAAGCGGTTAGATACAAATATTTTGATTAAGGAAAAAATTTATGCTTTAGTTAATGAAAAGTATCGTCAGGATCTGCCCAAAATAGAAGATATAAAAAAATATCTCATATTACATTGGGCGTTTGTAGAACTGAAGCAGAGAAATGTTCCAGACTTTCTGATGATGTTGAATAAGTCGGCATTTTCGACAATGGCATGGAGAATTTTCTTAACTACTATTTTTTTACGCCGCTTGCACTTTCAAAGTCAACTTATCCGCAAGTTTGTCTTGTATTAA